A genomic region of Corallococcus macrosporus contains the following coding sequences:
- the queC gene encoding 7-cyano-7-deazaguanine synthase QueC — MAKRAVVLLSGGLDSTTCLAMAKADGFEPVCLSIAYGQRHSVELERAKKVASTMGVRDVRVVTVDLRQVGGSALTDDIPVPKDRSEDDMSHDVPVTYVPARNALFLSMALGLAEVVGATDLYIGVNAVDYSGYPDCRPEFIRSFEAMAQLATKAGVEGATFKVHAPLSGLTKAQIIQAGVKLGVDYGMTHSCYDPDAQGRACGRCDSCQLRAKGFQEAGVPDPTVYTDGVR, encoded by the coding sequence ATGGCGAAGCGTGCGGTGGTGCTGCTGTCCGGCGGTCTGGACTCGACGACGTGCCTGGCGATGGCGAAGGCGGACGGCTTCGAGCCGGTGTGCCTCTCCATCGCCTATGGCCAGCGCCACTCGGTGGAGCTGGAGCGTGCGAAGAAGGTCGCCTCCACCATGGGCGTGCGCGACGTGCGCGTGGTGACGGTGGACCTGCGGCAGGTGGGCGGCTCCGCCCTCACGGACGACATCCCGGTGCCCAAGGACCGCTCGGAGGACGACATGTCCCACGACGTCCCCGTCACCTACGTGCCCGCGCGCAACGCGCTGTTCCTCTCCATGGCGCTGGGACTGGCGGAGGTGGTGGGCGCCACGGACCTCTACATCGGCGTCAACGCGGTGGACTACAGCGGCTATCCCGACTGCCGCCCGGAGTTCATCCGCTCCTTCGAGGCCATGGCCCAGCTGGCCACCAAGGCGGGCGTGGAGGGCGCGACCTTCAAGGTGCACGCGCCGCTGTCCGGCCTCACCAAGGCGCAGATCATCCAGGCCGGCGTGAAGCTGGGCGTGGACTACGGCATGACGCACTCCTGCTACGACCCGGACGCCCAGGGCCGCGCGTGTGGCCGCTGCGACAGTTGCCAGCTGCGCGCGAAGGGCTTCCAGGAGGCCGGCGTGCCGGACCCCACGGTGTACACGGACGGGGTGCGCTGA
- the ddpX gene encoding D-alanyl-D-alanine dipeptidase yields the protein MLFSTGLTLTLTLLAGAPKAAAPKPELVDATTVIPDLVLDLRYATKDNFLKRQVYPDGARCLLLPDSVKRLKEAADALRPQGYRLKVYDCYRPRAVQYEMWKILPKPGYVADPRKGSNHNRGGAVDLTLVTKDGAEVEMPTPFDDFTPAAHHGYAGGTPASREHREVLRKAMEGAGFQRNKMEWWHYDLPGATKLPVLDVPFTPAG from the coding sequence ATGCTCTTCTCGACGGGCCTCACGCTGACCCTGACGCTGCTCGCGGGCGCACCGAAGGCCGCCGCGCCCAAGCCGGAGCTGGTGGACGCGACCACCGTCATCCCGGACCTGGTGTTGGACCTGCGCTACGCGACGAAGGACAACTTCCTCAAGCGGCAGGTGTACCCGGACGGCGCGCGGTGTCTGTTGTTGCCGGACTCCGTGAAGCGCCTGAAGGAGGCCGCGGACGCGCTGCGCCCCCAGGGCTACCGGCTGAAGGTGTACGACTGCTACCGCCCGCGCGCGGTGCAGTACGAGATGTGGAAGATCCTCCCGAAGCCCGGCTACGTGGCGGATCCGCGCAAGGGCTCCAACCACAACCGGGGCGGGGCGGTGGACCTCACCCTGGTGACGAAGGACGGGGCGGAGGTGGAGATGCCCACCCCCTTCGACGACTTCACCCCCGCCGCGCACCACGGCTACGCCGGCGGCACCCCCGCCTCGCGCGAGCACCGGGAGGTGCTGCGCAAGGCCATGGAGGGCGCAGGTTTCCAGCGCAACAAGATGGAGTGGTGGCATTACGACCTGCCCGGCGCTACGAAATTGCCGGTGCTGGACGTGCCCTTCACCCCGGCGGGGTGA
- a CDS encoding serine/threonine-protein kinase: MSQTLAAGLENTLISPSSGAQLAPTLTPGASTTQRRNTVLPRVEWKGQQPSVVPLQRERFEEVRPLGQGGMGEVVLIRDHDIEREVALKRLPPGADLDRVLRFVEEIRTVGMLDHPNIAPVHDVGVDEQGRYYFLMKHLKGETLESIIGRLRRSELDALVRYPFQVRVQIFLGVLHAVAYAHGKGFIHRDLKPANIMVGPFGEVTVLDWGLARRVGASAARAVADGSPVDLHSARPLQTELGSVVGTPLYMSPEQARGEHDTMDARSDVYSLSVLFHELLSLSHYLDGLQSVPDIMKAVQERTLDMGSMHLNSAQGPVPAELMWFVKKGMSKDPKERFESVDDMVTQLQAALEGRIHVHCQRTMLKRTLHKGLRLADRNPMALTAAGVVGAGLVIASAVNLGLSLFGAMLH, encoded by the coding sequence ATGAGTCAAACGCTCGCGGCCGGCCTGGAAAACACGCTCATCTCTCCGTCCTCGGGGGCGCAGCTCGCGCCCACGCTCACCCCGGGGGCCTCCACGACCCAGCGGCGCAACACGGTGCTGCCGCGCGTGGAGTGGAAGGGACAGCAGCCCAGCGTGGTGCCGCTGCAGCGCGAGCGCTTCGAGGAGGTCCGTCCGCTGGGGCAGGGCGGCATGGGCGAGGTGGTGCTGATCCGCGACCACGACATCGAGCGGGAGGTCGCGCTCAAGCGGCTGCCTCCGGGCGCGGACCTGGACCGCGTGCTGCGCTTCGTGGAGGAGATCCGCACGGTGGGCATGCTGGACCACCCGAACATCGCGCCCGTGCACGACGTGGGCGTGGATGAGCAGGGCCGGTACTACTTCCTGATGAAGCACCTGAAGGGCGAGACGCTGGAGTCCATCATCGGCCGGCTGCGCCGCTCAGAGCTGGACGCGCTGGTGCGCTATCCGTTCCAGGTGCGCGTGCAGATCTTCCTGGGCGTGCTGCACGCGGTGGCGTACGCGCACGGCAAGGGCTTCATCCACCGCGACCTGAAGCCCGCGAACATCATGGTGGGCCCCTTCGGTGAAGTGACGGTGCTGGACTGGGGCCTCGCGCGCCGCGTGGGCGCTTCCGCCGCCCGGGCCGTCGCGGATGGCTCGCCCGTGGACCTGCACTCGGCCCGGCCGCTCCAGACGGAGCTGGGCTCCGTGGTGGGCACGCCGCTCTACATGTCCCCGGAGCAGGCGCGCGGCGAGCACGACACGATGGACGCGCGCAGTGACGTCTACAGCCTATCGGTGCTCTTCCACGAGCTGCTGTCGCTGTCGCACTACCTGGACGGCCTCCAGTCCGTGCCGGACATCATGAAGGCGGTGCAGGAGCGCACGCTGGACATGGGGTCCATGCACCTGAACAGTGCGCAGGGCCCGGTGCCCGCGGAGCTGATGTGGTTCGTGAAGAAGGGGATGAGCAAGGACCCGAAGGAGCGCTTCGAGTCCGTGGACGACATGGTGACGCAGTTGCAGGCCGCGCTGGAGGGCCGCATCCACGTGCACTGCCAGCGTACGATGCTGAAGCGCACCCTGCACAAGGGCCTGCGCCTCGCGGACCGCAACCCCATGGCCCTCACCGCCGCGGGCGTGGTGGGCGCGGGCCTGGTCATCGCCTCGGCGGTGAACCTGGGCCTGTCGCTCTTCGGCGCGATGCTGCACTGA
- a CDS encoding alpha/beta hydrolase: MQRLRRLLMAFVLIAGMLYLALCAVLFAAQRSLIYPAPHADPAMLRDQPGFGVVPLADGLNVDRYYLPAPPGAPTVVHFHGNGEQLLGQRGFGQALGDAGLGFLAVEYPGYGASPGSPTEAGLYASAEAALQFLREQGVKPEDIVLSGRSLGTGVAVEMARRGYGARMVLVSPYTSMVAMGQRTVPFLPASLLMRDRYLSLDKAPHIPIPVLIIHGEDDEVIPVDMGRTLGQRFPKVRVVTVPGAHHNDVLEREGQEEFARLATFALDGT; encoded by the coding sequence GTGCAACGTCTCCGCCGCCTCCTCATGGCCTTCGTCCTCATCGCCGGCATGCTGTACCTCGCGCTGTGCGCCGTCCTCTTCGCCGCGCAGCGCTCCCTCATCTACCCCGCGCCCCACGCGGACCCCGCGATGCTGCGCGACCAGCCCGGCTTCGGCGTGGTGCCGCTGGCGGACGGCCTCAACGTGGACCGCTACTACCTGCCCGCGCCGCCGGGAGCGCCCACGGTGGTGCACTTCCACGGCAACGGCGAGCAGCTCCTGGGACAGCGCGGCTTCGGCCAGGCACTGGGGGACGCGGGGCTGGGCTTCCTCGCGGTGGAGTACCCGGGCTACGGCGCGTCACCGGGCAGTCCCACGGAGGCGGGCCTGTACGCGTCCGCGGAGGCCGCGCTCCAGTTCCTGCGCGAGCAGGGCGTGAAGCCGGAGGACATCGTGCTCAGCGGGCGCAGCCTGGGCACCGGCGTCGCGGTGGAGATGGCGCGGCGCGGATACGGCGCACGCATGGTGCTGGTGTCCCCGTACACGTCCATGGTCGCCATGGGACAGCGCACGGTGCCCTTCCTGCCGGCCTCGCTGCTGATGCGCGACCGCTACCTGTCGCTCGACAAGGCCCCGCACATCCCCATCCCCGTCCTCATCATCCACGGCGAGGACGACGAGGTGATTCCCGTGGACATGGGCCGCACGCTGGGCCAGCGCTTCCCGAAGGTCCGGGTGGTGACCGTGCCCGGCGCCCATCACAACGACGTGCTGGAGCGGGAAGGCCAGGAGGAGTTCGCGCGGCTGGCCACGTTCGCGCTCGACGGGACATGA
- a CDS encoding methylthioribulose 1-phosphate dehydratase gives MSIEPAPAANLSEAAREIVEVGRFLSVRNFVPATSGNFSRRLDARTAAVTRSGVDKGELVEADILVADIHAPPPKGSSAETPLHLQLYRDRPEAQAVLHTHSVVAALLSNLRLAEGELVLQDFELLKALGDTRTHEAAVSIPIFPNDQDIPRLADKVTAMLTKRTDLVAYLIAGHGLYTWGRSMAEARRHVVALEHLLTYELEKMKVRR, from the coding sequence ATGAGCATCGAACCGGCCCCCGCCGCGAACCTGTCCGAAGCGGCCCGTGAAATCGTCGAAGTGGGCCGCTTCCTGAGCGTGCGCAACTTCGTGCCCGCCACCAGCGGCAACTTCTCCCGCAGGCTGGATGCCCGCACCGCCGCCGTCACGCGCTCTGGCGTGGACAAGGGCGAATTGGTGGAGGCGGACATCCTGGTCGCGGACATCCACGCGCCGCCGCCGAAGGGCTCGTCCGCGGAGACGCCCCTGCACCTGCAGCTCTACAGGGACCGGCCGGAGGCGCAGGCCGTGCTGCACACGCACTCCGTGGTGGCCGCGCTGCTGTCCAACCTGCGGCTGGCCGAAGGCGAGCTGGTGCTCCAGGACTTCGAGCTGCTCAAGGCCCTGGGCGACACGCGCACGCACGAGGCGGCGGTGTCCATCCCCATCTTCCCCAACGACCAGGACATCCCCCGGCTCGCGGACAAGGTGACCGCGATGCTGACGAAGCGCACGGACCTGGTCGCGTATCTCATTGCCGGCCACGGGCTGTACACCTGGGGCCGGAGCATGGCCGAGGCGCGCCGCCACGTGGTGGCGCTGGAACACCTGCTGACGTACGAACTCGAGAAGATGAAGGTGCGGCGATGA
- a CDS encoding 1,2-dihydroxy-3-keto-5-methylthiopentene dioxygenase, whose protein sequence is MSKLIVYNDHQPETPLGVYTEPEDIRRELKPVGVRFERVNASVDLPDGAGQEEVLAAYKHIVDAEMKAHGYNTVDVARIKPDAPNVEAARAKFLSEHAHTEDESRIMVEGSGCFYLHAGSKVFQVECTRGDLISVPEGMKHWFDMGASPRFAAIRFFIRPDGWVGHFTGETIAERFPKYAP, encoded by the coding sequence ATGAGCAAGCTGATTGTCTACAACGACCACCAGCCGGAGACGCCGCTGGGCGTCTACACCGAGCCCGAGGACATCCGTCGCGAGCTGAAGCCCGTGGGCGTGCGCTTCGAGCGCGTGAACGCGTCCGTGGACCTGCCGGACGGCGCGGGCCAGGAAGAGGTCCTCGCGGCCTACAAGCACATCGTGGACGCGGAGATGAAGGCCCACGGCTACAACACCGTGGACGTGGCGCGCATCAAGCCGGACGCCCCCAACGTGGAGGCCGCCCGCGCGAAGTTCCTCTCCGAGCACGCCCACACGGAGGACGAGTCGCGCATCATGGTGGAGGGCAGCGGCTGCTTCTACCTGCACGCGGGCAGCAAGGTCTTCCAGGTGGAGTGCACGCGCGGCGACCTCATCAGCGTGCCGGAGGGCATGAAGCACTGGTTCGACATGGGCGCTTCTCCGCGCTTCGCCGCCATCCGCTTCTTCATCCGCCCGGACGGCTGGGTGGGCCACTTCACCGGCGAGACCATCGCCGAGCGCTTCCCGAAGTACGCGCCGTGA
- the mtnC gene encoding acireductone synthase, which produces MSPPKAIVTDIEGTTSSIAFVKDVLFPFARKHLAEYVATHGQEAAVRQCLSDARTLAGEPGLGDVGTVALLQRWLDEDRKATPLKTLQGLIWADGYARGEIKGHVHADAARALREWHAKGLRLYVYSSGSIAAQKLIFGYSVEGDLTPVFSGYFDTTTGPKVEAASYTTIAQALELVPGDILFLSDNVAELDAAKRAGLRTAALDRGEVALPPGHGHPVFHDFMSLDPFARVS; this is translated from the coding sequence GTGAGTCCTCCCAAGGCCATCGTCACGGACATCGAGGGCACCACCAGCTCCATCGCCTTCGTGAAGGACGTCCTCTTCCCCTTCGCCCGGAAGCACCTGGCGGAGTACGTCGCGACGCACGGCCAGGAGGCCGCCGTGCGCCAGTGCCTGTCGGACGCCCGCACGCTCGCGGGCGAGCCGGGCCTGGGCGACGTGGGCACCGTCGCGCTGCTCCAGCGCTGGCTGGACGAGGACCGCAAGGCCACGCCGCTCAAGACGCTCCAGGGGCTCATCTGGGCGGACGGCTACGCGCGCGGCGAAATCAAGGGCCACGTCCACGCGGACGCGGCCCGGGCCCTGCGCGAGTGGCACGCGAAGGGCCTGCGTCTGTATGTCTATTCTTCCGGCAGCATCGCCGCGCAGAAGCTGATCTTCGGCTACAGCGTGGAGGGGGACCTGACGCCGGTGTTCTCCGGCTACTTCGACACCACCACCGGCCCCAAGGTGGAGGCCGCGTCGTACACGACGATTGCCCAGGCGCTGGAGCTTGTGCCCGGGGACATCCTGTTCCTGTCCGACAACGTGGCGGAGCTGGACGCGGCGAAGCGGGCGGGCCTGCGCACCGCGGCCCTGGACCGGGGCGAGGTGGCCCTTCCGCCCGGCCACGGGCACCCGGTGTTCCACGACTTCATGTCGCTCGATCCATTCGCGCGCGTGTCCTGA
- a CDS encoding S-methyl-5'-thioadenosine phosphorylase gives MSSSNKPVLGIIGGSGLYQIDGLTDVSWRRVSSPFGETSDEFCFGRIGDQPVVFLPRHGRGHKIPPSELNFRANIDALKRSGVTDILSVSAVGSLREDLPPGTFVVVDQFVDRTFARTKSFFSQGLVAHVSMAKPTCSRLGDAVMAACEGLDIKVVRGGTYLVMEGPQFSTLAESKLYRQWGCDVIGMTNMPEAKLAREAEICYASVSMVTDYDCWHPDHDAVTVDQVVAVLLGNAGKARGLVKNIAPLVGQHTALCKAGCQTALEHAIMTSPDARDPAMVEKLSAVAGRVLKR, from the coding sequence ATGTCGAGTTCCAACAAGCCCGTGCTGGGCATCATCGGCGGCAGCGGCCTGTACCAGATTGACGGCCTGACGGACGTCTCGTGGCGCCGGGTGTCGTCGCCCTTCGGTGAGACGTCGGACGAGTTCTGCTTCGGCCGCATCGGCGACCAGCCGGTGGTGTTCCTGCCGCGCCACGGCCGCGGTCACAAGATTCCCCCGTCGGAGCTGAACTTCCGCGCGAACATCGACGCGCTCAAGCGCAGCGGCGTCACGGACATCCTCTCCGTCTCCGCGGTGGGCAGCCTGCGGGAGGACCTGCCGCCCGGCACCTTCGTGGTGGTGGATCAGTTCGTGGACCGCACCTTCGCGCGCACGAAGAGCTTCTTCTCGCAGGGGCTGGTGGCGCACGTGTCCATGGCGAAGCCCACGTGCTCGCGCCTGGGTGACGCGGTGATGGCCGCGTGCGAGGGCCTGGACATCAAGGTCGTGCGCGGCGGCACGTACCTGGTGATGGAGGGCCCGCAGTTCTCCACGCTGGCGGAGAGCAAGCTGTACCGGCAGTGGGGCTGCGACGTGATTGGCATGACCAACATGCCGGAGGCCAAGCTCGCCCGTGAAGCGGAGATCTGCTACGCGAGCGTGTCGATGGTCACGGACTACGACTGCTGGCATCCGGACCACGACGCGGTGACGGTGGACCAGGTGGTCGCGGTGCTGCTGGGCAACGCGGGCAAGGCGCGCGGGCTGGTGAAGAACATCGCGCCGCTCGTGGGCCAGCACACGGCCCTCTGCAAGGCCGGCTGCCAGACGGCCCTGGAGCACGCCATCATGACGTCGCCCGACGCACGCGACCCGGCCATGGTGGAGAAGCTCTCCGCGGTGGCGGGCCGCGTCCTCAAGCGCTGA
- the mtnA gene encoding S-methyl-5-thioribose-1-phosphate isomerase produces MKVQGVPMRSIWVESDGWSVGVIDQTRLPHAFVKVKLSTADEAGHAIRSMLVRGAPLIGATAAYGVCLAMRQDASDGALEKALTMLRATRPTAVNLHWALDGMRQVLAPLKPSERVAAAYRQAAALCDEDVAINRAIGEHALKLFQEAWDKKGRKGRLNVLTHCNAGWLATVDWGTALAPMYLAHDAGIPLHVWVDETRPRNQGAVLTAWELGQHGVPHTVIADNVGGHLMQHGEVDLCIVGTDRTTARGDVANKIGTYLKALAAKDNGVPFYVALPSPTIDWTIQDGVKEIPIEQREGTELSDVTGRLPSGDIATVRITPPGSPAANYAFDVTPARLVTALVTERGVCPATEEGMLSLFPERRAQRSAAK; encoded by the coding sequence ATGAAAGTCCAAGGCGTTCCCATGCGCTCCATCTGGGTCGAGTCCGACGGCTGGAGCGTCGGCGTCATCGACCAGACCCGGCTGCCGCACGCGTTCGTGAAGGTGAAGCTGTCCACGGCGGATGAGGCCGGCCACGCCATCCGCAGCATGCTGGTGCGCGGCGCGCCGCTCATCGGCGCCACGGCCGCGTACGGCGTGTGTCTGGCCATGCGGCAGGACGCGTCCGACGGCGCGCTGGAGAAGGCGCTGACGATGCTGCGGGCCACGCGGCCCACGGCGGTGAACCTGCACTGGGCGCTGGACGGGATGCGCCAGGTGCTCGCGCCGCTGAAGCCCTCGGAGCGCGTCGCCGCGGCGTACCGGCAGGCGGCGGCGCTGTGCGACGAGGACGTGGCCATCAACCGCGCCATCGGCGAGCACGCGCTCAAGCTGTTCCAGGAGGCGTGGGACAAGAAGGGCCGCAAGGGCCGGCTGAACGTCCTCACGCACTGCAACGCCGGGTGGCTCGCCACGGTGGATTGGGGCACGGCGCTGGCGCCCATGTACCTGGCGCACGACGCGGGCATCCCCCTGCACGTCTGGGTGGATGAGACGCGGCCGCGCAACCAGGGCGCGGTGCTGACGGCGTGGGAGCTGGGACAGCACGGCGTCCCGCACACCGTCATCGCGGACAACGTGGGCGGCCACCTGATGCAGCACGGAGAGGTGGACCTGTGCATCGTCGGCACGGACCGCACGACGGCGCGCGGTGACGTGGCGAACAAGATTGGCACGTACCTCAAGGCGCTAGCCGCGAAGGACAACGGCGTGCCGTTCTACGTGGCGCTGCCTTCGCCCACCATCGACTGGACCATCCAGGATGGCGTGAAGGAGATCCCCATCGAGCAGCGCGAAGGCACGGAGCTCAGCGACGTGACGGGCCGGCTGCCGTCGGGGGACATCGCCACGGTGCGGATCACTCCGCCGGGCAGCCCCGCCGCGAACTACGCGTTCGACGTGACGCCCGCGCGGCTGGTGACGGCGCTCGTCACGGAGCGCGGCGTGTGTCCCGCGACGGAAGAAGGGATGCTGTCGCTCTTCCCGGAGCGGCGCGCCCAGCGGAGCGCGGCGAAGTGA
- a CDS encoding class II aldolase/adducin family protein — protein MVATARRMNTSGLNQGTSGNLSQRVEGGFLLTPSGMNYETMTPEDLVLMRFDGSHEGHRKPSTEWQLHRDLLQARPEVGAVLHSHSMFSTTLACLRRGIPAFHYMVSAAGGTDVRCAEYATFGTPELARNMMVALEGRKACLLANHGLVAVGADLASAWKLAVEVETLAAMYWRALQLGEPVLLDDAEMERVFQQFRGYGQ, from the coding sequence ATGGTGGCCACCGCGCGGCGGATGAACACGTCCGGGCTGAACCAGGGCACGTCCGGCAACCTGAGCCAGCGGGTGGAGGGTGGCTTCCTCCTCACGCCATCCGGGATGAACTACGAGACGATGACGCCGGAGGACCTGGTCCTCATGCGCTTCGACGGCTCGCACGAGGGCCACCGCAAGCCGTCCACGGAGTGGCAGCTGCACCGGGACCTCCTCCAGGCGCGGCCGGAGGTGGGCGCGGTGCTGCACTCGCACAGCATGTTCAGCACCACGCTGGCGTGCCTGCGCCGGGGCATCCCCGCGTTCCACTACATGGTGTCCGCGGCGGGCGGCACCGACGTGCGCTGCGCGGAGTACGCCACCTTCGGCACCCCGGAGCTGGCGCGCAACATGATGGTGGCCCTGGAGGGCCGCAAGGCGTGCCTGCTGGCCAACCACGGGCTGGTGGCGGTGGGCGCGGACCTGGCCTCCGCCTGGAAGCTGGCGGTGGAGGTGGAGACGCTGGCGGCCATGTATTGGCGGGCGCTCCAGCTTGGTGAGCCCGTGCTGCTGGACGACGCCGAGATGGAGCGCGTGTTCCAGCAATTCCGGGGGTATGGGCAGTAG